The proteins below are encoded in one region of Eulemur rufifrons isolate Redbay chromosome 2, OSU_ERuf_1, whole genome shotgun sequence:
- the RETN gene encoding resistin gives MKALSLLLLPVLGLLVSSKILCPVDEAINDKIQESTSSLILGALNNVVLNCQTVTSRGDLATCPAGFAITGCTCGSACGSWDVRAETTCHCQCAGMDWTGARCCRLQITAT, from the exons ATGAaggctctctctctcctcctcctccctgtcctgggGCTGCTCGTGTCCAGCAAGATCCTGTGTCCGGTGGATGAAGCCATCAATGATAAGATCCAGGAGAGCACCAGCTCGCTAA TTTTGGGGGCATTAAATAACGTTGTCCTGAACTGCCAGACTGTCACCTCCAGGGGAGACCTGGCCACTTGCCCTGCAG GCTTTGCCATCACCGGATGCACGTGTGGCTCCGCCTGCGGCTCGTGGGACGTGCGAGCCGAGACCACATGCCACTGCCAGTGCGCGGGCATGGACTGGACCGGAGCGCGCTGCTGTCGCCTGCAGATCACCGCCACCTGA